One genomic window of Arachis hypogaea cultivar Tifrunner chromosome 8, arahy.Tifrunner.gnm2.J5K5, whole genome shotgun sequence includes the following:
- the LOC112704899 gene encoding uncharacterized protein codes for MVGVFRRTVSFPNKNPNRPSQKPQISHHIRSISLPCRSHPLISQIKDDINGLTTWASASKFHPQTHSSLSHALKLLTDTHDTLHDILQLPQTCDSLRSNPLWVENLLEDFLRFVDVYGMFQTSVMSLKEENSAAQMALRKRDRSKLVLYAKAKKKMAKDMDKLVSGITCVTHQMHLPTASYSSSLSTAPFAAAGEAELARVISDVISVTVTVSVALFNGIAASFASRRMTWTKMAKLSSITGRSNSTRSMNYKEHEGIEELLEAGAVEAEGRGNNLRKKGEEEVRLVLKRMRDLESCICGIESVTEKVFRALINSRVALLNALTLTQ; via the coding sequence ATGGTAGGGGTTTTCCGGCGTACCGTCTCATTCCCAAACAAGAATCCCAACCGTCCATCACAAAAGCCGCAGATATCACACCACATCAGGTCCATCAGTTTGCCATGCAGATCACACCCTCTCATCTCTCAGATCAAGGACGACATCAACGGCCTAACAACCTGGGCCTCCGCTTCCAAGTTCCACCCTCAGACACACTCTAGCCTCTCCCACGCCCTCAAACTCCTAACTGACACACACGACACTCTTCACGATATCCTCCAGCTCCCTCAGACCTGCGACTCCCTCCGATCGAACCCTCTCTGGGTTGAAAACCTTCTAGAAGATTTCCTCCGCTTCGTCGACGTCTACGGAATGTTCCAGACCTCAGTCATGTCCCTCAAAGAAGAAAACTCCGCAGCTCAGATGGCTCTTAGAAAGAGAGACCGCTCCAAGCTTGTGCTCTACGCTAAAGCCAAGAAGAAAATGGCCAAAGACATGGACAAACTCGTCAGTGGAATCACGTGCGTCACACATCAAATGCACCTTCCCACCGCCTCCTACTCCTCCTCATTATCCACTGCACCGTTCGCAGCCGCTGGGGAAGCTGAGCTGGCGCGTGTGATCTCCGACGTTATCAGCGTAACGGTAACGGTTTCTGTTGCTCTCTTTAACGGCATAGCGGCTTCGTTTGCATCAAGGAGGATGACGTGGACGAAGATGGCGAAGTTGTCCAGTATAACAGGAAGGAGCAATAGCACTAGATCAATGAATTATAAGGAGCACGAAGGAATTGAGGAGCTTCTGGAAGCGGGCGCAGTGGAAGCAGAAGGGCGTGGGAATAATCTgagaaagaagggagaagaagaagtgaGGTTagttctgaagagaatgagggaTTTGGAGAGTTGCATATGTGGGATCGAAAGTGTTACTGAGAAAGTCTTTAGGGCTCTCATCAACTCAAGAGTTGCATTGCTCAATGCTCTTACCCTTACGCAGTAA
- the LOC112704900 gene encoding uncharacterized protein has protein sequence MSKFKTIDTFFKRKDQENEDASTITTPILEGSSNFITSSSPLNSSKRPRLLPNQLDVFRLERDPGMRPMIWKFPPNKRDEIRRAYIKVGPNQPILDNYPFSCDKSHRRFQASWFKLFPSWLEYSIEDDAIYCFPCFLFAKEPSINTGSNAFIENGFRNWKKVNSGKECALLNHIGKGPNSFHHKALKSCDDLMKQSQHIDRLLHNQTSEEIEKNRIRLGASIDCIRWLTFQGCAYRGHDESQSSSNRGNFLEMLKFLGSYNERVKKNVLENAPKNAKYTSNDVQKEILHILAIKVRNSIREEIGDAKFCIIVDEARDESKKEQMAIVLRFVTLDGFVKERFFDLVHVTDTCATTLKKELISVLSHYNLQVENIRGQGYDGASNMRGEWNGLQALFLKDSPQAYYVHCFAHSASSKRHDQLQEAQAIENANLVAQNELETGKGANQISTLQRAGDTRWSSHFNSICSLVKMFTATNIVLNNIIEDETTYAQRGEAYGVSKILLSFEFVFTLHLMKEIMGITNVLCQALQQQSQDILNAMHIVSTSKLLLQQLRDGGWCNFLANVKDFCEKHEIEVPNMSAQYVFGRGRSRQPSVTVEHHYRIDIFLATIDSQIQELNSRFNEQTIELLTLSCALNSKDNFKSFNIEEISKLAEKFYPLDFPSNELNILKSQLQHYQHDIPNHLKGIGTLSELCNKLQETGKSRIYHMVDRLIRLVLTLPVSTATTERAFSAMKIVKTRLRSKMADEFLADNLVIYIEKELAAIFDTNSIIDDFENRKKRRIAFS, from the exons ATGAGTAAGTTCAAAaccattgatacattttttaaaagaaaagatcaagagaatgaagatgcttCTACTATTACTACTCCAATACTTGAGGGGTCATCAAATTTCATtacttcaagttctccattgaatAGCTCAAAGCGTCCACGACTTCTTCCAAATCAACTAGATGTTTTTCGTTTAGAAAGAGATCCTGGAATGCGACCAATGATTTGGAAGTTTCCTCCAAATAAAAGAGATGAAATCCGTCGGGCTTATATTAAAGTTGGGCCAAATCAACCAATTCTTGATAATTATCCATTTTCTTGTGATAAAAGTCATCGTCGCTTTCAAGCTTCATGGTTTAAATTGTTCCCATCTTGGTTAGAATATTCTATAGAAGATGATGCTATATATTGTTTTccgtgctttctttttgctaaggaaCCTTCAATCAATACGGGTTCAAATGCTTTTATTGAGAATGGTTtcaggaattggaagaaagtaaataGTGGAAAAGAATGTGCTCTTTTGAATCACATTGGCAAAGGTCCTAACTCATTCCATCATAAGGCGCTGAAATCATGTGATGATTTGATGAAACAATCACAACATATCGACAGACTTCTTCATAACCAAACATCAGAAGAGATTGAAAAGAATCGAATTCGACTAGGAGCATCTATAGATTGCATTAGATGGTTGACATTTCAAGGTTGTGCATACAGAGGACATGATGAAAGCCAAAGTTCAAGCAACAGAGGTAACTTTTTGGAAATGTTGAAATTTTTGGGATCTTACAATGAAAGAGTGAAAAAGAATGTTTTGGAAAATGCTCCAAAAAATGCTAAATATACTTCAAATGATGTCCAAAAAGAAATTCTACATATTCTTGCTATTAAGGTGAGAAATTCAATTAGAGAAGAGATTGGAGATGCcaaattttgtattattgttgATGAAGCTAGAGATGAATCTAAAAAGGAGCAAATGGCCATTGTTTTGAGATTTGTTACTCTAGATGGTTTTGTTAAAGAGAGATTCTTTGATCTTGTGCATGTCACTGATACTTGTGCAACAACTTTAAAGAAAGAATTGATTTCTGTCCTTTCTCATTATAATCTCCAAGTTGAAAATATTAGGGGTCAAGGGTATGATGGTGCTAGCAACATGCGGGGTGAGTGGAATGGTTTGCAAGCTTTGTTTCTTAAAGATTCTCCACAAGCATACTATGTACATTGTTTTGCTCATAG TGCTTCTTCAAAAAGACATGATCAATTACAAGAAgctcaagcaattgaaaatgcAAACTTGGTTGCTCAAAATGAATTAGAAACAGGCAAAGGTGCGAATCAAATAAGCACTTTACAAAGAGCTGGGGATACTCGATGGAGctctcactttaattctatttgcagTTTGGTAAAAATGTTTACTGCTACTAACATTGTTCTCAATAATATCATTGAAGACGAGACAACTTATGCACAAAGAGGTGAGGCTTATggtgttagtaaaatattattgtcatttgaatttgttttcacTTTGCACTTGATGAAAGAGATTATGGGAATCACTAATGTTCTTTGCCAAGCACTGCAACAACAATCTCAAGATATTCTTAATGCAATGCATATTGTTTCTACATCAAAGTTACTTCTTCAACAATTAAGGGATGGTGGATGGTGCAATTTTCTTGCAAATGTTAAAGATTTTTGTGAAAAGCATGAAATTGAAGTCCCTAATATGAGTGCACAATATGtttttggaagaggtcgatctcgTCAACCAAGTGTGACAGTTGAGCATCATTATCGAATAGATATATTCTTGGCAACAATTGACTCTCAAATACAAGAGTTGAATAGTAGATTTAATGAGCAAACAATAGAGCTTTTGACTTTGAGTTGTGCTTTGAATTCTAAGGACAATTTCAAATCATTTAATATTGAAGAAATTAGCAAGTTAGCAGAGAAGTTTTATCCCCTTGACTTTCCTTCTAATGagctaaatattttgaaatctcaGTTGCAACATTATCAGCATGATATACCAAATCATTTGAAAGGCATTGGTACACTTTCTGAATTGTGCAACAAGTTGCAAGAAACGGGAAAATCAAGAATTTATCACATGGTTGATAGATTAATACGTCTTGTTTTGACTCTACCAGTGTCTACAGCAACAACAGAAAGAGCTTTTTCAGCAATGAAAATTGTTAAGACAAGACTCCGAAGTAAGATGGCTGATGAATTTCTTGCAGACAATTTGGTCATCTATATAGAGAAAGAATTAGCAGCTATTTTCGACACAAATTCAATTAtagatgattttgaaaatagaaaaaaacgtcGAATAGCCTTTTCATGA